In Actinoplanes sp. NBC_00393, a single genomic region encodes these proteins:
- a CDS encoding alpha,alpha-trehalose-phosphate synthase (UDP-forming), giving the protein MAHRSSFVVVANRLPVDKVTAPDGEEQWRPSPGGLVTALHPVLTEHRGTWIGWAGGDGPAPDPFELEGIHIHPVPLSAEELERYYEGQSNATIWPLYHDAVETPVYKRRWRETYRVVNHRFAQAAAEVADEGATVWVQDYQLQLVPSMLREMRPDLRIGFFLHIPFPPIELFMQMPFRAEILRGLLGADLVGFQQRLAAQNFVRLARHLLGLRYEGQSIKVDGRSVKAGAFPISIDTKDMEQLAADPAVQARAKQIRAELGDPKTVILGVDRLDYTKGIELRLKAFRELLADGKLNVGDAVMVQVATPSRERVEHYQTLRVRVEREVGRINGEFGRVGTPAVHYLHQSVSKQELAAMYAAADVMMVTPLRDGMNLVAKEYIACRGDTGGALVLSEFAGAATELRQSFLCNPHDPDGVKDALLRAVGAEPAELKRRMRVMQRHLRTHDVARWARTFLEELGTAGKDGAEPAEKE; this is encoded by the coding sequence GTGGCCCATCGAAGTTCCTTCGTCGTCGTCGCCAATCGTCTGCCCGTGGACAAGGTGACTGCGCCGGACGGTGAAGAACAGTGGCGTCCCAGTCCAGGAGGCCTGGTCACAGCCCTGCATCCGGTCCTCACCGAGCACCGCGGCACCTGGATCGGGTGGGCGGGCGGGGACGGGCCGGCGCCCGATCCCTTCGAGCTCGAAGGCATCCACATCCACCCGGTCCCGCTCAGCGCCGAGGAGCTCGAGCGCTACTACGAGGGCCAGTCCAACGCCACGATCTGGCCGCTGTACCACGACGCGGTCGAGACGCCGGTCTACAAGCGGCGCTGGCGCGAGACGTACCGGGTGGTCAACCACCGGTTCGCGCAGGCCGCGGCGGAGGTGGCCGACGAGGGCGCCACCGTCTGGGTGCAGGACTACCAGCTGCAGCTGGTGCCGTCCATGCTCCGGGAGATGCGGCCCGACCTGCGGATCGGGTTCTTCCTGCACATCCCGTTCCCGCCGATCGAGCTCTTCATGCAGATGCCGTTCCGCGCCGAGATCCTGCGCGGCCTGCTCGGCGCCGACCTGGTCGGCTTCCAGCAGCGGCTCGCCGCGCAGAACTTCGTGCGCCTGGCCCGGCACCTGCTCGGCCTGCGCTACGAGGGCCAGTCGATCAAGGTCGACGGGCGCAGCGTCAAGGCCGGCGCGTTCCCGATCAGCATCGACACCAAGGACATGGAACAGCTCGCGGCCGACCCGGCCGTGCAGGCCCGGGCCAAGCAGATCCGCGCCGAGCTGGGCGATCCGAAAACGGTCATCCTCGGTGTCGACCGCCTGGACTACACGAAGGGCATCGAGCTGCGGCTCAAGGCCTTCCGTGAGCTGCTCGCCGACGGCAAGCTCAACGTCGGCGACGCGGTGATGGTGCAGGTCGCGACGCCCAGCCGGGAGCGGGTCGAGCACTATCAGACGCTGCGGGTCCGGGTCGAGCGCGAGGTCGGCCGGATCAACGGCGAGTTCGGCCGGGTCGGCACGCCGGCCGTGCACTACCTGCACCAATCGGTCAGCAAGCAGGAGCTCGCCGCCATGTACGCGGCGGCCGACGTGATGATGGTGACCCCGCTGCGCGACGGTATGAACCTGGTCGCCAAGGAGTACATCGCCTGCCGCGGCGACACCGGGGGCGCGCTGGTGCTCAGCGAGTTCGCCGGGGCCGCCACCGAGCTGCGGCAGTCGTTCCTGTGCAACCCGCACGACCCGGACGGGGTCAAGGACGCCCTGCTGCGGGCGGTCGGGGCCGAGCCGGCCGAGCTCAAGCGCCGGATGCGGGTCATGCAGCGCCACCTGCGGACCCATGACGTGGCCCGGTGGGCCCGGACCTTCCTGGAAGAGCTGGGCACCGCCGGCAAGGACGGCGCCGAGCCGGCCGAGAAGGAATAA
- the cobC gene encoding Rv2231c family pyridoxal phosphate-dependent protein CobC: MTFDLDHHGDAEVGAGLVDLAVNVRHQAMPGWLADPIAESLGRLSAYPDGTAATAAVAARHRRDPAEVLLTAGAAQAFVLLAQALRGARRPVVVHPQFTEPEAALINAGHRVDRVLLREEDGFRLDPALVPEDSDLVFVGNPTNPTSVLHPAADVAKLARPGRVLVVDEAFADTTYRPGVPGEPESLAERRDLPGLVVLRSLTKTWGLAGLRIGYLLGPAELLPRLAAAQPLWAVSTPALAAATACASPAAIAAEREIALRLAQERAHLVDRLRHVPSVTVAGEPASAFVSVRLPAADQIRLDLRKRGYAVRRGDTFPGLGPQWLRIAVRDTAITDGFVQTLTDVIEERP; the protein is encoded by the coding sequence ATGACGTTCGACCTTGATCATCACGGTGACGCCGAGGTGGGGGCGGGACTGGTCGATCTCGCGGTCAACGTTCGGCACCAGGCGATGCCCGGGTGGCTGGCCGATCCGATCGCGGAATCGTTGGGGCGGCTCTCCGCGTACCCCGATGGGACTGCCGCGACCGCGGCCGTGGCCGCCCGGCACCGCCGGGACCCGGCTGAGGTGCTGCTGACCGCCGGCGCCGCGCAGGCGTTCGTGCTGCTCGCGCAGGCGTTGCGGGGCGCGCGCCGCCCGGTCGTGGTGCATCCGCAGTTCACCGAGCCGGAGGCCGCGCTGATCAATGCCGGTCACCGGGTCGATCGGGTGCTGCTGCGTGAAGAGGATGGCTTCCGGCTGGACCCGGCACTGGTGCCGGAGGATTCCGACCTGGTCTTCGTCGGCAACCCGACCAATCCGACCTCGGTCCTGCACCCGGCGGCCGACGTGGCGAAACTGGCCCGGCCCGGGCGGGTGCTGGTGGTGGACGAGGCTTTCGCGGACACCACCTACCGTCCCGGTGTGCCGGGGGAGCCGGAGTCGCTGGCCGAGCGCCGTGACCTGCCGGGCCTGGTGGTGCTGCGCAGCCTGACCAAGACCTGGGGTCTGGCCGGTCTGCGGATCGGCTATCTGCTCGGTCCGGCCGAACTGCTGCCGCGGCTGGCCGCCGCGCAGCCGCTGTGGGCGGTCTCCACGCCCGCGCTCGCTGCGGCGACCGCGTGCGCGTCACCGGCCGCGATCGCGGCCGAGCGCGAGATCGCGCTGCGGCTCGCGCAGGAGCGTGCCCACCTGGTGGACCGGTTGCGGCACGTGCCGAGCGTCACGGTTGCCGGTGAGCCGGCGAGCGCATTCGTGAGCGTACGCCTCCCCGCCGCCGACCAGATCCGCCTTGACCTGCGCAAACGTGGATACGCGGTCCGCCGCGGCGACACCTTCCCGGGGCTGGGCCCGCAATGGCTGCGGATTGCGGTGCGCGACACTGCCATCACCGACGGATTCGTGCAGACTCTGACCGACGTGATCGAGGAGCGACCGTGA
- the cobA gene encoding uroporphyrinogen-III C-methyltransferase, with protein MSLYPLALRIAGRRVLVVGGGTVATRRVPALIAAGAQVEIVAPELTPALRAHVDAGRAVWTPRRFAPGDVAGAWLVHVAIDDPQAAAQVSEAAEEHRIFCVRADDREAATAWTPAVTRHGQVTVAVTDGGDRRRAMAVRDLVAHALEAAPPASPEFKGVALVGGGPGDPELITVKGRRLLAAADVVVADRLVPGILLGELRPEVELIDAAKIPYGPSAAQEEINRILVDRASQGRFVVRLKGGDNFVFGRGGEEAVACAQAGIPVLVVPGVTSSIAAPALAGIPVTHRGVAHEFSVVSGHIPPDHPDSLVDWAALARLRGTLVVMMGLKNLPAIAERLIAEGRSADTPVGVVQEGSTAHQRSLRSTLGAVTGDVAAAGIRPPAVVVIGDVVAVAEEIVPAIG; from the coding sequence GTGAGTCTCTATCCGTTGGCCCTGCGCATCGCCGGGCGCCGCGTGCTGGTGGTCGGCGGCGGCACGGTGGCCACCCGCCGGGTGCCCGCGCTGATCGCGGCGGGCGCGCAGGTGGAGATCGTGGCGCCCGAGCTCACCCCCGCGTTGCGGGCGCACGTCGACGCCGGCCGGGCGGTCTGGACGCCGCGGCGCTTCGCGCCCGGCGACGTGGCGGGCGCCTGGCTGGTGCACGTCGCCATCGATGATCCGCAGGCGGCGGCACAGGTGAGCGAGGCCGCCGAGGAACACCGGATCTTTTGCGTACGCGCAGACGACCGCGAAGCCGCCACCGCATGGACTCCGGCCGTCACCCGCCACGGCCAGGTGACCGTGGCGGTGACCGACGGTGGTGACCGCCGCCGTGCCATGGCGGTCCGTGACCTGGTCGCGCACGCTCTCGAGGCAGCCCCACCGGCGTCGCCGGAGTTCAAGGGCGTGGCCCTGGTCGGCGGCGGCCCCGGCGACCCGGAGCTGATCACGGTGAAGGGCCGGCGGCTGCTCGCCGCGGCCGACGTGGTCGTCGCCGACCGGCTGGTGCCCGGCATCCTCCTCGGCGAGCTGCGGCCCGAGGTGGAGCTGATCGACGCCGCCAAGATCCCGTACGGGCCGTCGGCCGCCCAGGAGGAGATCAACCGGATCCTGGTGGACCGGGCCTCGCAGGGCAGGTTCGTGGTCCGGCTCAAGGGCGGCGACAACTTCGTCTTCGGTCGCGGCGGCGAGGAGGCCGTCGCGTGCGCCCAGGCCGGCATCCCGGTGCTGGTCGTGCCGGGGGTGACCAGTTCGATCGCCGCGCCCGCCCTGGCCGGGATCCCGGTCACCCACCGGGGGGTGGCGCACGAGTTCTCGGTGGTCTCCGGGCACATCCCGCCGGACCACCCGGACTCGCTGGTCGACTGGGCGGCGCTGGCCCGTCTGCGCGGCACGCTGGTGGTGATGATGGGCCTGAAGAACCTGCCCGCCATCGCGGAACGCCTGATCGCCGAGGGCCGGTCCGCGGACACGCCGGTCGGGGTCGTGCAGGAGGGGTCGACGGCGCACCAGCGGTCGCTGCGGAGCACTCTCGGCGCGGTGACCGGCGATGTCGCGGCGGCGGGGATCCGTCCGCCGGCGGTCGTGGTGATCGGCGACGTGGTGGCGGTCGCGGAGGAGATCGTCCCGGCGATCGGGTGA
- the cobT gene encoding nicotinate-nucleotide--dimethylbenzimidazole phosphoribosyltransferase, whose translation MTLETTLAAVRPADERAMTAARELQARLTKPAGSLGALEELSVRLAGLAGVCPPPLPAPATVAVFAGDHGVHAQRVSPWPQEVTAQMVANFVAGGAVVNAFARETGADVMVIDVGVAIPLHGGANLLDANVRRGTRDMTVTAALTREEALAAVEVGIRVAEALVDQGARALLTGDMGIANTTPAAALIAAFTGAGAAAVTGRGTGIDDETLAHKTDVVAAALERHVPDPADPLGVLAAVGGLEHAALTGYILGAAARRVPVIVDGVIAVSAAVAAAAFAPDSVAAMVAGHRSAEPGASVALAHLGLEPLLDLGMRLGEGSGAVLALPVVSAAARVLHEVATFDSAGVSEK comes from the coding sequence GTGACGCTGGAGACCACCCTGGCGGCTGTCCGGCCCGCCGACGAGCGGGCGATGACCGCTGCCCGCGAGCTGCAGGCCCGGCTGACCAAGCCGGCCGGCTCGCTGGGCGCCCTGGAGGAGTTGTCGGTCCGCCTGGCCGGCCTGGCCGGTGTCTGCCCGCCGCCGCTGCCCGCCCCGGCCACCGTCGCGGTCTTCGCCGGCGACCACGGTGTGCACGCCCAGCGGGTGTCGCCGTGGCCGCAGGAGGTCACCGCGCAGATGGTGGCGAACTTCGTGGCCGGCGGCGCGGTCGTCAACGCGTTCGCCCGCGAGACCGGCGCCGACGTCATGGTGATCGACGTGGGCGTGGCCATCCCGTTGCACGGCGGCGCGAACCTGCTGGACGCGAACGTGCGCCGCGGCACCCGGGACATGACCGTGACGGCGGCGCTGACCCGCGAGGAGGCGCTGGCCGCGGTCGAGGTCGGCATCCGGGTCGCCGAGGCGCTGGTCGACCAGGGCGCCAGAGCCCTGCTCACCGGTGACATGGGGATCGCCAACACCACCCCTGCCGCAGCGCTGATCGCGGCCTTCACCGGCGCCGGCGCGGCCGCGGTCACCGGGCGGGGCACCGGCATCGACGACGAGACGCTGGCGCACAAGACCGACGTGGTCGCCGCCGCGCTGGAACGGCACGTGCCGGACCCGGCCGATCCGCTCGGCGTGCTCGCCGCGGTGGGCGGTCTGGAGCATGCCGCGCTGACCGGCTACATCCTGGGCGCGGCCGCCCGCCGGGTCCCGGTGATCGTCGACGGCGTCATCGCGGTGTCGGCGGCGGTGGCCGCGGCCGCGTTCGCCCCGGACTCGGTGGCCGCGATGGTCGCCGGGCACCGTTCGGCCGAGCCGGGTGCGAGCGTCGCGCTCGCCCACCTCGGCCTGGAACCCCTGCTCGACCTGGGCATGCGCCTGGGCGAGGGCAGCGGCGCGGTGCTGGCCCTGCCGGTCGTGTCGGCCGCGGCGCGCGTGCTGCATGAGGTGGCGACGTTCGATTCGGCGGGAGTGTCGGAGAAGTGA